A single window of Nocardia higoensis DNA harbors:
- a CDS encoding ATP-binding cassette domain-containing protein, protein MSTAVEVHGLVKNYGKTRVLDGIDLEIPAGTVMGLLGPNGAGKTTTVRIVTTLLRPSAGSVRVAGVDVLRDPAAARPRIGLSGQYAAIDANLTGFENLRMVARLYGMSRQESAQRARTLLSELGLEEAADRRAGTYSGGMARRLDLAGALVTRPPVVVLDEPTTGLDPRGRLDMWRVIGELVEDGTTVLLTTQYLEEADMLADRIVVIDHGRVIARGSAEELKSAIGGDRLTVTLAAGQDAKPALTVLGEVGLGEPRHESGGDEISVVVGDGTRTMVEALRRLDDAGVWVLDANVHRPSLDDVFLSLTGSPATGDAEPETDDVPEEILS, encoded by the coding sequence ATGAGCACGGCTGTGGAAGTGCACGGACTGGTCAAGAACTACGGCAAGACCCGCGTGCTCGACGGTATCGATCTGGAGATCCCGGCAGGCACGGTGATGGGCCTGCTCGGCCCCAACGGCGCGGGGAAAACCACCACCGTCCGGATCGTCACCACCTTGCTGCGCCCCAGTGCGGGCTCGGTGCGCGTGGCGGGCGTCGATGTGCTGCGCGACCCCGCTGCGGCCCGGCCCCGCATCGGACTGTCCGGCCAGTACGCCGCGATCGACGCCAATCTCACCGGTTTCGAAAATCTGCGCATGGTCGCCCGGCTCTACGGCATGAGCAGGCAGGAGTCCGCCCAGCGTGCCAGGACGCTGCTGAGCGAACTGGGCCTCGAGGAGGCTGCCGATCGCAGGGCGGGCACCTACTCCGGTGGCATGGCGCGCCGCCTCGATCTGGCGGGTGCGCTGGTCACCCGGCCACCGGTGGTGGTGCTCGACGAGCCGACCACCGGGCTGGACCCGCGCGGCAGGCTCGACATGTGGCGAGTCATCGGCGAACTGGTCGAGGACGGGACCACGGTCCTGCTCACGACCCAGTATCTCGAGGAGGCCGACATGCTGGCCGACCGGATCGTGGTGATCGACCACGGCCGGGTCATCGCCCGCGGTTCCGCGGAGGAACTCAAGTCCGCCATCGGCGGTGACCGGCTCACCGTGACCCTGGCCGCCGGTCAGGATGCGAAGCCCGCGCTGACCGTGCTCGGTGAGGTCGGACTGGGCGAACCCCGGCACGAATCCGGCGGCGACGAGATCTCGGTGGTGGTCGGCGACGGAACCAGGACCATGGTGGAGGCGCTGCGCAGACTCGACGACGCGGGCGTGTGGGTGCTCGACGCGAATGTGCACCGGCCCAGCCTCGACGACGTGTTCCTGTCCCTCACCGGCAGCCCCGCCACCGGCGATGCCGAACCGGAAACCGACGACGTGCCCGAGGAGATCCTGTCGTGA